The genomic interval TTCTGTACAAGGCCATTTGCGATTCGCCACCATTCCCGGCCATGCTTTTCTGATTGAGAATGCCATCATGGATTTTAAAAAGGATTATCCGCAAATACGAATGGAGATTTTCGAGAAGGGCTCTCAGGAAATTATTGACGACATTCTGCATAATCGAGCCGACTTGGGTTTTATAATATTGTTTGAGAATCGCCTCGTTGACAATATCGGACTGTCCATTGAACGCTTGATGAGTGTAAAGATGGTCGCTGCAGTAAGCACACAGTCTCCCTTGGCGCTTAACAAAACGATTACGCCAGAGGAAATTATGCAGCAAACGATCGTCTTGTATAATGATGATTATGTGAAATGGTTTATGGATGACTTTCAAGCCAAATATGGCGCGGTGGATATTTTGTTTACGACAAACAACCCGATTTCGATTGGCAGGGCACTTCTAAATCATCATGCCGTAACCATCGGCCTTGATTACTCTTTTGTGAGTGATTTGTCCATTATTCGAGAAAAGTCGGTCATTTTGGAGCTTGATTTAACAGGCCAAGGTGCTGTTTATTTAGGCCTTATTCAGCCTGAGGGACATCACTCTACCCCTATCTCAAAGAGCTTTATTACCCGGCTTAAACATGATTTAGCGGATGTAAAAGCTAATTTTGAGTCGTAAACAACTCCCGCAAATAAGGGCTCATGAACAAATCATGAGGGTCCATTTGCTTTCTTATCTCGGCAAATTCCTGCCACATCGGATAGCGCTTAATTAAATTGGCAGCTTTGAGCGTATGCATTTTACCCCAGTGGGGTCTGCCTTCATACCGAAGAAAGATTTGCTCCATCACTTCAAAATAACGTTTGTACGGCATGCCTTTATACATATGGACTGCTATATAGGCAGAATCGCGGCCATACGCAGGACTAAGCCAGATTTCATCAGCCGCCACATACCGGCACTCAATAGGGAAATGAACATGGAATCGCTCACGTTCCATTGCCTCTCGCATTTCACGAATGACCGACGTCATGGCTTCTTTCGGCAAGCTGTATTCCATTTCATAAAAACGGACGGCTCTTTCTGTCGCAAATATGCGATGGCTATAATTCGCTTTCGTCGTAACGGGTACACTTGATGCACTTAACCTGCTTATGGCAGCACTTGCTGTGGGGATCATCTTGCAAAGCCCTGATAGTAAGCCAAACAATGTGTTTTCAATTAGCTTTTCGTTTACATATTCAATCCATTTGTTCGTAGGTATGGGCGCATCTGTCTCATTCATCAGTTTGACCTGGCAAGTCTCCGCATAGGGAAACCAAAAAAACTCAAAATGCCGGTTATCCTCTACAAGTTTCGGCAATTGCGTCAAGCAGTCCGTCAAAGCCATACGTTTGCTCTCATAGGAAAGTACATAAGAGCTCCTTAAACGGAGCTTTATCTGAACAATAATGCCTAATGTGCCTAATGAAACCTGTAATGCTCGAAATACAGCCGGATGTGACTGCAGCGTATATTCCTTTACTTCTCCTAAGCCGTTTACGACCGTTATGCCAATCACCTGTGTAGCTATACTTCCTAAGCGCAGCCCTGATCCGTGAGTTCCTGTACTAATCGCACCTGCAATCGACTGAACATCTATATCGCCTAGATTTTCCTGCGCTAGTCCTTCTGCATGCAAAAGCTCGCCTAACCGCTTCAGCTTCGTTCCTGCCCAGACGACAGCCGTCTGCTCATCAGCATTTACACTCACCACTCCTTGCAGCTCGTCAAGCGATACAAGCACCTGATCAGAAGCAGCAACCGCCGTAAAAGAGTGCGCTGACCCTACAACGCGCAAATATTTGCCTTTATTCAAACACTCATGACGAATGATGGCCACTACTTCATCTATCGTCTTCGGATGCCGAATAAGCTCAGGAGCGGCAGTGACTGACCCCGACCAATTTGTCCAGCTTTTCCGATTCGCTTTCATAGGAAGCATTCCCCTTCTCCGCGGTAGGTTAAGTACTCGCCAACAATGCCTTCCCCCGTTATCGCATACAGCTTCGGAAACCGTTCACATAATTCCCCAGCTTTCGCATGCCGGAAAAAGATTGGATCTCCTAACTCGAGAGCCAAACCGCTCGGACAACGAAGCGGCGTCTGCACCTCACCCGCGCCTTCTAACGAAATCAACGTTAAGCCTTCAGGCAAATGCGGCTGCGGCGCTTTTTCCGCGCTAACAGCACCCGAAGCGGTGTAACCCCCGCCCAAGCAGGTTACCATATCTAATCTAGGCTTCCGCACGACTTCCACCGCATATCCAGCAGCAGGAAAATACTGAAAATCAGCATATTGATCGAACAGCGTAGGACAATAAAAACCAGAGCCCACGGTGATCTCCGTTACTCCCTGCTCCAATTTGGAGCTGCTTATACTCCCAGTACCTCCAGCGTTTACAAAGCGCAGTTCCCCGCCTAACGCGTGAATACCTTGCAGCACTTCCTCACGCCTTTCAGCTACTTCTCGAATTGAATGCCGCTTCAGCTGACGGATGAATGAATTTTTTAACCACTGTCCCGAGACTTGATCCCCTACCCCAGCAATTTGCGCCTCGTACCCCATTACGCCGTCCAGCCTTACCCATTTGGATTGCATAATCCTCTCGACAATCGGCTTAGCCAGTGGCCATGAGGTAACCGGTGATCTCCATATGCCAAAATGCAGTCCTGGATAGTTTGCAGACATATCGATATCCAGACAAACGGCTGCCTGTACGCCAGTGGCCGCTGCAAGCCGCTCGATATGCTCCACATGCTGAATGGAATCAACCATAAATACAACCGTTCGGCCACTAGCTGCAGCTTCTAACAGAATTGAAATTTCGCGCGGCTCCCAAGCGGGATAACCAAGCAGCAAATCATCAAAGCCATGCCTCAGCAGAAAAGCCGCTTCTCTAGCCGTATAACACATGATACCTTGATACACTTTGTCTGAATGAAGAATACGTCGAAGAACCTCCACAGACCTTATTGATTTACTTGCGACACGAATTTTCTTGTCACCCGCCGCAGCCGCAATGGCTCTGCTATTCGCATCCAATAAATCAAGATTTACATAAGCAAAAGGCTTCGCTGTCTGTGCAAAAATCCTTTTATATTGCTCATAGTGAGGGAGCTCGATAGGCCATTCTCCATTCTGTTTATGCATGTTTATTTTTACATTATATTCCTCGTTTCTGATTGAAATCCTTTTTATTTGCTGGCGCTTAGCTTGGCGGGAATGTGAGCAGCCTTGCGTTTGCCGCAAATCCGATTACAAAAAAAAGAGCTGTCCTTCTCCCGCCAGCGGCGTTTGAAAGACAGCTCTTTTTTGTATATTCGAAAATGATCTTACGCTTTGTTGGATGAACCAAACTCACGCATTTTGCCCATAACGGTTTGTTTGATTCCTTCGCGACCTGGAGCAAGGAATTTACGCGGATCGAAAGCTTCGGAATCTGCGCTCAACACTTCACGAACGATTTTTGTGAATGTGATTTGGTTTTCTGTATTTACGTTGATTTTTGCTGTTCCTAGCGAAATGGATCTTTTGATGTGCTCAGTTGGGATACCTGTGCCGCCATGCAATACTAGTGGCAATTTGATTGTTTGGCAAATTTCTTCCATTTCTTTGAAGCCAAGGTTTGGTTCACCTTTGTAAGGACCGTGAACGGAACCAAGTGCAGGAGCAAGGCAGTCAATACCAGTACGTTGTACTAGCTCGAAGCACTCCTTAGGATCTGCATAAATAACGCCTTCAGCTATTACATCGTCTTCTTGTCCGCCAACTGTACCTAGCTCAGCTTCAACAGAAACGCCGCGCTCGTGCGCGTATGCAACAACCTCTTGAGTCGTTTTTACGTTTTCTTCAAATGGTGAGTGTGAAGCATCGATCATAACGGATGTAAATCCAGCATCGATCGCAGCTTTACATTTTTCAAAGCTGGAACCGTGATCCAAGTGGATCGCAACAGGAACTGTAATTTTCATTTCTTCAATTAGTGATTTCACGATTGCAGTTACAACTGTGAAACCTCCCATGTAACGAGCTGCGCCTTCAGAAACGCCAAGGATAACCGGGGATTGCTCTTCTTGAGCAGCGCCTAGAATGGCTTGTGTCCACTCCAAGTTGTTGATGTTGTATTGACCAACTGCATAGCCTTCTTTTAACGCTTTGTTCAACATTTCTTTCATTGATACCAATGCCATATTAAAATCCTCCTTAGAGTTTAACTAACTATTTTTAATCATGTAAATGCCTGATTATATTGTGAGAATAGTCACTAATGAATAGTCAGGACCATTAACATTCTGAATACCCAGTACTTCTTTATCAATCACCCAACTATTGTACATCTTTATCCTTTAATAAATCAACTTATTTTGCCCCTAAATAACGAACACTTCCCAGCTGCAATCGCTTACACATAGGTTTTTCATCATTTTTTTCTCGAAAATAATAAAGTGAAGCAATAAAGTAATTTTATTCATGATTTACAAGTGCTGATCAACATAGCAAGGGATGTTTAGAGTTTGTACAGAGCAGGATGGTATAATTAGGATTGTGCCAATTAGCATATTTTTACAATTTGATGACCACAACCAGGAGGAAAAATCATGCATGTTGATCATCTACACAAAGATTCATTTTTTAGAAGGGTTTTATTAGTTGTTATTTCCTTTATTTTGGTACTCACAGCGGCGCCGATAACGCCTGTGCTGGCGAGCTCCGAGCCGGACTCGCTGCCAATCTATGTCGGCTGGCAAAATTTTAATCATACCGGTCCTACTGCAGTTGTATCTAATGATGCGACCAGAGTGCTGAGCTTCCCGGCTATTCCGGGCCGAAATAACACCGCCACAACAGCGAACGGACGATTAAGAGTAGTGCCGGTTACGAATGATTCAAGCGGCATCGTCGTTCGTACAAATAAAATTAAGCTTGACGGCGGCTTTAGTACTTATTTTGTCATGCATTTAAATGGAAGCACTTCGTTAAATAATACAAGCTTCCCGGGACCCGCTGATGGTCTAACCTTTATTATTCAGGATAATCCGACTCCTGTTCTAGGCGGGGTAGGCGAAGGCGTAGGCTATGCCGGTATTCCAAACTCCGTAGGTGTAGAGTTCGATACGTGGAAAAACCTCGGACCTCATAAGGGGATTCAATACAATGATCCTAATCTCCCTTATAGTCTCTCAAATCGATACCATCCGGCAACCAACCCAACCGGCCCTACTGCCGATCATGTCGCTATTGTAATGAATGGCAACAATCATCATCAACAGGGCAGTGGCGACGTTATTGATAATTTGCAAGGAGCCAACTTCCGTTTGTACGATTACGCCGCAAGCAATGCTTACGTTCATGTTTGGGTTGATTATGACGATAATGGACGTCTAACTACAACTTATGGTCCAAGTGATAATCGAACGAATGCGAATAACAGATCACTGACTCGTAATGTCGGCACATCCCTTATGAACAAAGAGGTATATGTAGGTTTTGGCGCGAGTACAGGGGGAGCCAACTCCCATCATGATATTCTGGCATGGTATTTCAAAAACTCCTACGTTGACGGAGGACTAAAACCCGACGGAAATTACAAGCAAGGACCAAGTGCAGTTACAATCAATAAAGTATTCTCCACAGGTGTTGGAGCACAGACGGGTATTGATATCAAGGTCAACGGCATTAGCAAAAGTGATAACTTGCCTAATGAAAAGGTTGATATTTATGTTAACAATCAATTAGTAGATGGCGAGTACAGTACAAATAGTGAGGGCGTGCTTGTTTATACCTTTGATGATTCAAGTCATCTGCAGGCCGGTAATAACAATATTACTGTAATCACCAGCAACGGAGGCACATCTGCGAGCAGCTCAGCGATTATGACTGAGGCGCCTGTGGCAAATAACATTGTGTTGTCCTATACGGCTAATGGCATTGTGACGATTAATGGCGTTCCGAATGGAGTAGCCGTAACCCTATACGACGACAATCATGAAGTCATTGCAACTTCGTCAATTGCAACGAACGGAACGGTTCGCTTGACATTGACCGACGATGGCAAGGAAATACTAGCTGGCGCCAGCCAAATTGATATTTCATATGCAAAAAATGGTGAAGTAGCCAGTAACGTAACAGCAGTATCTCCTATTTTACGGAGCAGTGCGCCTGAAAAAGAGAAAATCACTACGAATGTACCCAAAAACACAGTAACCGTTAAAGACGTCCCACCGGGCTCGACTGTTAAAGTGTATGGTGACGATGACGAGCTCATCGGTACAGCGACTAACAACGGCAATGAAGAAATAGAAGTGGTAGTCACTATTGATCCGCCAACCAAGCTTCAAGAAGGTGACATCATTGAGGTTACAATTACAGAAGAAGACGGCAAGCCAGAAAGCGAACGAGTAACAAGCATAGCGAAGCTGGAGAGCGACCCGTTGGACGAGAAAAAGATCTCAACAAACGCAACGAACAATACGGTAACGATTAAAGACGTACCGCCAGGTACAACCATCAACGTTTATGACAAGAACGGCGAGGTTATTGGAACAGCTACTAACACTGGCACGGAAGCAGATATCGTAGTTGAAATTAAAGAACCGCATACGCTTGTGGCAGGAGACAACATTAAAGTTACAGTTACAGAGACAGGTAAGCTCGAAAGCGAGCCAGTGTCTAGCGAAGCGAAGCTGGACAGCGTGCTTGACACAAATAACGTTAAAACGAACGCAACAAACAATACCGTAACCGTCAAGGATGTACCGCCGGGTGCAACCATTCTAGTATACGACGAGAACGGTGATGTTATCGGTAAGGCTACAAATACAGGCACATCAAAAACAGCCGTTGTCGTTACTATTGAATCTACAAACGCGCTTGCTGAAGGCGATATTGTAAAAGTTACGATCACAGAAGACGGTCATCTGGAAAGTAAACCGATATCGAGCGAAGCAAAAACGGAAAGCGCGCCGCTTGAGAGTAACAATGTGGAAACAAACGCAACGAAAAACGCAGTAACCGTTAAAGACGTACCACCAGGTGCAACTATCAACGTATATGACAAAAACGGCGATGTTATTGGTACAGTTACAAACACGGATACGTCCATAGCTACCGTTGTAGTTAACATTGAAGCCCCGCATGTACTTGGTGAGGGAGACTTAGTTAAGGTTGCAGTTGCAGAAGTTGGAAAGCTGGAAAGCCCCTCCACTTCTAGCACAGCAAAAATAGATAGTGCCTCACCGGAAAGTTCAAATGTTAAAGCAAGTGTGTCGACTGGCAGCGTTAAGGTAGTAGAGGTGCCTGCTGGAGCGACCATTATTGTATACGACGAGAATGGTACAGAGTTGAAACGTGCGGTAAATGCCGGAGAAGAGACGGGAACCGTGGTCATCGGAGGACTTGACCTTGAGCCTGGAACCAAAATTCAAGTGACATTAACGGAAAAAGACAGATATGAAAGCAAGCCCTTGCTTATAACGGTCGAATTCACGACAGACGAAGCCATTGATGATGCACTGAGGGCCCTGCAAATCGGTTACCAAGCAAACGATACATGGGAGAGTGTTACGCTTCCTGTACTCATTGTAACAACAGGGGCAAATGAAACGATGATCTCCTGGACTTCCAACAAGCCAAGTGCAATTGAAATTTCATTGCCTGAGAATGGATCAATCAAGACACTTGTCCATCGTCATGCAAAGGATGAGAGTGTTATACTCACCGCTTCCGTTTCTAAAAATGGTGTAACGAAAACCCGCACATTCCTGTTAATTGTCAAAGCCGAGAACCTAACAAAGACAACAATCGAGAATTATCGACAAGTCCCTGTTGTTGGCGGCTCAGACAATGAGGTGAGTGAGCCGGTTGGCATTAATCGTGTTATGTTGTCAAACGGAGTAAAAATTGACAAAGCCATTTTTGATCCGGCAGCAGCAGCAAGGTTTATTAATGATCTTAGAACAAAAAACGGAGTATCAACTGTATTAGTTGATGAGGTTGCAGGAGACGAACCAGGTGAGATTGCTGTCGAAATTCCTGGACAATCCATAAGACTGTTAAACACCAACCAAAATACGTTGGATATACGTACAGAATATGCAACTATATCCATTGCTGCAAATGTTATTGACCGAATGGCAGATCGTTATCTTGACTTGTTTTTTCGCTTAATTCCAGTAAAAGATGCTGGTCATCAAGCGGAATTAAATACCAGCATTGTGAATGAGACAGTTGTCAGAGCAGCAGCTGGAAGCCGAGATGTCGCAGTGATCGGCTCCTCATTGGAAATTGAAACAAACTATCGCGATTACACAACAACACTGTTCTTACCATTTGCAAAGAACGGAATCACCGTGCCTGCAAGCAACTACGACAGCTTTTTAGATTCGCTGCGAATCTTTGTAGAGCATAGCGATGGAGATAAAGTGGTAATGAAACCTGCCGTTGTGTACAGCGGTGACACTCCAATTGGGCTAGAGATTGAAATTGACAAGTTTAGCATTTTCTCCGTTATTCAGTTAACAGAACGGTCGACAGGTGGAAGCACCGTCATACCCGCTCAGCCTGTGACGGAGCAAGTGAAGAAGACCACCATCGATCCAAAAGTGGGAACCATTGTTCTTGATCTAGTTGATGGCAGCGGTAAGGTGGACACATCAGGCTTTATAGTAAAAATTAGTGGCAAGGCAGTGGAAATAAAAGACGTTAAAATGGATGGCAATCAAGTTATTATTCAGCTGAAGAATCCTATTCCCGTTGGTTATGAAGCAACCGTATCTTATAAGCCGGGCAGCGGCTTCACAGGCACTTTGAAGTCTTTCACTGACCTGAACATTGCAAACCCTGGCCATCATAATGCATATATTAAAGGCTTCCCTGATGGCACATTCCGCCCGAATAACACGATCACGAGAGCGGAGATGTCGGCTTTACTAGCACGCAACAAAAATTTACCTAATGTTTATGAATACCAAAAGCTCTACCCGGATGTTGCAAAAGGCTTCTGGGCCGCAGCTAACATCGAGCAGCTACAAGATATTGGATTAATGATTGGCGATAAGCAGGGCAACTTCCGGCCTAATGACCGCATAACGAGAGCCGAAATGGCAATGATTGCGGCCAAATGGTTAAATGCTGATCTTAACGGTCCATTCACGAACACATTTGAGGACGTATCTGATCAGCATTGGGCTGCAGCAGCTATTGCCGCTGTAAACAAAGCGGGGGTTATGATCGGTTTTGAAGATGGCTCGTTCGGTCTGAAGGAATATGTAACACGTGCGCAAGCAGTTACCATTATGAACCGTTTGCTAGGAAGAGGACCGCTTACAGGCGTGACAACACCATCTTGGCCGGATGCGACTTCTGCTCACTGGGCATTCAAGCATATTGAAGAAGCTTCAAAGGATCACTATTATACGTATCTTTCGGATGGTAAAGAGCTATTATTTAAGCAATAGCACCATCCTGTCGCTATTGAAGTGGATTCAAGCTCGACAATTCATTCATACTCAAAAGCCAAGAAAATGCTGGGTTGTAACTAGCATATTTCTTGGCTTTTCTCTTACTGCGCAATCACCATGAAGGACTGTAAAGCCGTGTCAAAGTCAAGATAAGCGTCATCCGTTGTTGGATTGCATTCTGGTAATCAGATTACGAACTTCATCTGAATACAAGCGAATCAAAAAAATAAATGCCTGATTTTCGGCTACGTTATATTTCTGAAGGCTCTATAATAAGAGCATAATCTAAGATTAGGGCGTGCAAACATGGTACCTGCAGAGCGTAACGAAGAATACTACAGGGCGTTATTAGAGAAAAAAACGGAATATGAAGGCGTATTTTATGTAGGCGTCAAAACGACTGGCGTGTTCTGTCGTCCAACCTGCCCAGCACGAAAGCCTAAATTTGAAAACTGCGAATTTTATGAGACAGCACAACAAGCGCTGCTTGCCTCCTATCGGCCATGCCAAAGATGCCGTCCGCTTTCCCACCCAAACCATGTATCGGAGGTTGTTCGCCAGCTTGTTGCTGCCGTTGAGGAAAATCCTGAAAAACGATGGAAGGAACAAGATTTCAAAAATCTTTCGGTTGATGAGTCAACAGCGCGCCGTCAGTTCAAGAAGCGATTTGGCATGACGTTTGTTGAATACGCTCGTGCCCGCCGCATGGGACTTGCCTTGAAGAACATTAGATCGGGTCAAACGATCATTGATACTCAGCTATCTGCTGGTTATGAATCCAGCAGCGGTTTCAGAGATGCTTTCTCGCGAATTATGGGGGCCGCGCCTACATTAGTAGAGAATAGTAAGGTTCTGAAAGCTTCTTGGATCGATACACCGCTTGGGCCGATGATTGCGATTGGGGATGAGAGTGCACTTTATCTTCTTGAATTTGTTGATCGGCGAGGGCTAGAGCGCGAAGTAGAAAGGCTTCGTCAACGGACAAAATCCGCCATCATTCCAGGTGTCACGGAACCAATCCAATCGATTGAAAGTGAATTGACCCGCTATTTTGACGGAAAACTGACCGAATTTAAAACCCCCGTCTCGTTGCTTGGATCACCTTTTCAGAAGAGCGTATGGGAGCAATTAATGAAAATTCCGCCGGGCGAAACGCGTTCCTATTCAGACATCGCCGCTGCACTCGGCAAGCCATCCGCCTATCGTGCTGTCGCTCAGGCCAATGGCGCAAATCAGCTCGCGATTATGATTCCTTGCCATCGAGTCATCAACTCAAATGGTGATTTAGGCGGCTACGGCGGTGGATTAACACGTAAAAACTGGCTATTACATCACGAGAAACAAGGAGAATAATATGACATTGGAAGAAGTGCGCTGTCCGTGCATAACCAACCGTACTTTTAAAATGAAAGACCGATCCCAGCGTTCTACACGAAGCTGAGATCGGTCTTTCATGACGGATTATCCTATAAGCTTATCCTTTTCTACAACCGTTACTTCAAGACCGCCAAACTTTGTCGCTAGCTTACTATAGATGAAGGCACTTAACATCCCAATCAAGCCGTAAACAAAAATAAGTATAACGGGCATAATAATATAAGGAATTCCTGCTGCCAGTAAGCCTGGCTTGCCAATAGCGAGTCCAATAATTGCGACTAAAAAGCCTAATGCAACCATAATGGACAATGGAATAATAGCAAAATATAATGTCGCTTTAAAAGCACTCTTCGGCCCTATTTTTATAATTTCTAATTTTTTCATAGCACTTCCCCCCTCCTTTTAATTTTATTTTTGATATATTTCCCACAATAACATAATGTTACATTATTTTCTTTTTATTTTTATTAAATTCTTGCAAATTTTCTTAAAGCTGCCCCTCACCAAATACCTCAGCCCGATACTTCTTAGGCGTTACGCCCAAAGCTCCTCACCGAAAGCACCAACTAGTTTGGGAGCCTCCGTCGCATCAAGCAGTCAAATTAACTTGAGCTGGAACGCTTCCTCGGATAATGTGGGCGTGTGTTTTCTATTCAGGCGCCAGCGGCACTTCCGGCAGCCGCATCGTTTTGAAGGGTTGTGACCCAGCTAATCCCCCTATATTGCAAGGACCCGCTACCAATGATGGTTCTTACGGCATTCATTTAACAGGCGACTATTGGGAAATTCGCGATATTAATGTAACAAGAGCACAAAAGGGGATCATAGAAGTTCACCCTATATTAATAGCTTATAAAAAAAAGCAGCCTCTTTGTCGCTTTAATATGCGACGGTTTGTGACTTGCTAAATTTAGAGCAAGTCTTTTCGTTAATGATTATCAACGAAACTAGGGGGTTATCTGGCAATGGCCTGAGCTTACTTTTTGACCGCTTCTATACGGCAGATAGCACAAGGTCTACCCTAGAACCTTGGCTTGGCCTTTCTATCGCTGCACCAGACACCGAATAAATCGATCAAAGCCCCAGTACAATTGCACTGGGGTATTTTTGTATTATTTTACATAAAAATATTAATATCTCATAAATTTATCCCTAAAAATAGTTCGAATGTTGTAACAATCGACACGAACAAACAAAATAATATAGTTATTACCGTCTATATATTAAATTTTTGGAAGATTATATACTTGTTGTTGAAATTAACAAAATAGTTTAGGAGGATGTCTATGAAACGCAAACTGATAAGCAGAAAGCTCATCCGCATAAGCGTCATTGTATTATCCACTTTGTTATTATTGGCTCAATTGGAAGCGGTGTCAAAAACCGTGTCCGCCAATGCTGCTCAGCAGCAAGCTGCATTAACGGCCTCACCGTGGGTGTCCACCCAAGTGTATTTAACCGGCGATGAAGTGAGCTACAATAACAACAACTATCGAGCCAAATGGTGGACACAAGGCGATGTACCCGGTGCTGGCGCTCCATCGAGCTCACCATGGCTGCTGCTTGAGCCAGG from Paenibacillus sp. FSL K6-3182 carries:
- a CDS encoding trifunctional transcriptional activator/DNA repair protein Ada/methylated-DNA--[protein]-cysteine S-methyltransferase, with protein sequence MVPAERNEEYYRALLEKKTEYEGVFYVGVKTTGVFCRPTCPARKPKFENCEFYETAQQALLASYRPCQRCRPLSHPNHVSEVVRQLVAAVEENPEKRWKEQDFKNLSVDESTARRQFKKRFGMTFVEYARARRMGLALKNIRSGQTIIDTQLSAGYESSSGFRDAFSRIMGAAPTLVENSKVLKASWIDTPLGPMIAIGDESALYLLEFVDRRGLEREVERLRQRTKSAIIPGVTEPIQSIESELTRYFDGKLTEFKTPVSLLGSPFQKSVWEQLMKIPPGETRSYSDIAAALGKPSAYRAVAQANGANQLAIMIPCHRVINSNGDLGGYGGGLTRKNWLLHHEKQGE